The following are encoded together in the Candidatus Tumulicola sp. genome:
- a CDS encoding CoA pyrophosphatase — MLGPRRRAAVVIAIFRTAPHGIVFVERAAHLRDHPGQIGLPGGGVHAEDATLADTAVRELDEEVGIDASRVRLVDELPVIRQRIANNFDVTPFVAVVEPGELRIDASETAGVFVVPLVRVLAFAGHESSIDFEGRRIWGLTARILHEFVDRWNDGGSGRVLEHLTVAGHDGGGEADGHSFSSV; from the coding sequence ATGCTTGGGCCGCGACGACGTGCAGCCGTCGTCATCGCGATTTTCCGTACCGCGCCGCACGGTATCGTCTTTGTTGAGCGTGCCGCTCATTTACGCGATCATCCCGGTCAGATCGGATTACCGGGTGGCGGCGTGCATGCCGAGGACGCGACGCTTGCAGACACCGCCGTACGCGAACTCGACGAAGAAGTCGGCATCGATGCTTCGCGCGTGCGGCTGGTCGACGAACTGCCCGTGATCCGCCAACGCATCGCCAATAACTTCGACGTCACGCCGTTCGTTGCGGTAGTCGAGCCCGGCGAACTGCGCATCGACGCAAGCGAAACGGCCGGGGTCTTCGTGGTGCCGCTCGTGCGCGTGCTGGCATTTGCCGGTCACGAATCGTCCATCGATTTTGAAGGCCGCCGCATTTGGGGTTTGACGGCACGGATTCTACACGAGTTCGTCGATCGTTGGAACGATGGCGGATCCGGGCGCGTGCTCGAGCACCTCACGGTCGCGGGTCACGACGGAGGCGGCGAGGCTGACGGGCATTCTTTCAGCAGCGTGTAG
- a CDS encoding PIN domain-containing protein, protein MAFADTSYWVALLSPRESLNDIAKVLTAELQDKKVTLVTSSYIVAEVLDRFSKYGAAVRAAAKSLVDDLRIRTDVVFVEGSPDYVERALQRYEEYKDKIWSFTDCSSVVIMLDLGITDAVTYDSDFEQAYFIAMMRH, encoded by the coding sequence ATGGCATTCGCGGATACCTCGTACTGGGTAGCGTTGCTGAGCCCCAGAGAAAGTCTGAATGACATCGCGAAGGTCCTGACGGCAGAGTTGCAAGACAAAAAAGTCACCCTTGTCACAAGTTCGTACATCGTAGCCGAGGTTCTCGATCGATTCTCGAAATATGGAGCCGCAGTGCGCGCCGCGGCAAAGTCTCTAGTAGACGATCTGAGAATCAGGACCGACGTAGTTTTCGTAGAGGGAAGCCCAGACTACGTCGAGCGCGCGTTGCAGAGATACGAAGAGTACAAAGACAAGATCTGGAGCTTTACCGATTGTTCCAGTGTAGTCATTATGCTTGATCTAGGCATTACGGACGCTGTGACATACGACAGTGACTTTGAGCAGGCATATTTCATAGCCATGATGCGCCACTAG
- a CDS encoding adenine phosphoribosyltransferase, whose amino-acid sequence MPVDAFIRTIPDFPIPGIMFHDITPLLKDKLGFRDAIDLFVKRFENRGVSWVVGIEARGYIFGAPLAYAIGAGFIPIRKPGKLPHETLTEEYALEYGTNALQIHADAIPRGERVVVVDDLLATGGTAAATGRLLERMGVTVEAFAFLLELRGLGGREALTGAEVVSFIER is encoded by the coding sequence GTGCCAGTCGACGCTTTTATTCGAACGATTCCGGATTTTCCGATTCCGGGCATTATGTTCCACGACATTACCCCGTTGCTCAAGGATAAACTAGGATTCCGGGACGCAATCGACCTGTTCGTTAAGCGGTTCGAGAATCGTGGCGTCAGCTGGGTCGTCGGCATCGAAGCGCGGGGATACATCTTCGGCGCGCCGTTGGCCTACGCCATCGGCGCCGGTTTCATTCCGATTAGAAAACCCGGTAAGCTTCCGCACGAGACGCTGACCGAAGAATACGCGCTGGAGTACGGCACCAACGCGCTGCAAATTCATGCCGATGCAATACCACGCGGCGAACGCGTCGTGGTGGTCGACGATTTGCTGGCTACCGGCGGCACGGCTGCTGCGACGGGTCGTCTGCTCGAAAGGATGGGCGTGACGGTGGAAGCCTTCGCATTTTTATTGGAGCTGCGCGGCCTGGGT
- a CDS encoding serine hydrolase domain-containing protein yields the protein MNHRQAIVVALLLSISVVAVQEAMADSLTVPSALTPQMKSHVDATMNAALIRQGVPGASLAIALNGRVVYARGYGVQDLSSKTEASIQTIYPIGSNTKQFTAAAILLLQQRGQLALDDPLSKYVPEAPHANDITLAQLLGQVSGLLDYTQTPEFGKNSSRSTTPRAMLATIRDLPLSFKPGTSWQYSNTNYLLLSMVIAKASGEPYQTFVRNEILESANLHTAAFESNSQTAPHEALGYSSFAMGTAHEAAPTDYSWFQGTGDLMMSAADLAQWDIALDSGAVISPESFEKMSTPKTLPDGTSTGYGYGLGAGNSFIGHAIVGHLGGFSGFISEDITIPSDHVAVVLLSNSDTFNPVPIAHDIIAAIYAQPLPHSPSKALPHSEIEEQQARAWLERALGGRINATNADPDFMSWIMPSAAAQASVTADLRALGDRLGAPISFQLVSRDSPPGVQSFEYHVTFPRDVVDFQYAVTSSGKLDYLAFAPAYDY from the coding sequence TTGAATCACAGACAGGCGATTGTAGTAGCATTGTTGCTGTCAATTAGCGTTGTGGCGGTCCAGGAAGCAATGGCCGACTCTTTGACAGTCCCTTCGGCGCTCACGCCGCAGATGAAATCTCACGTCGATGCGACGATGAACGCGGCGTTGATACGCCAGGGAGTTCCTGGTGCTTCGCTTGCGATCGCCCTGAACGGCCGAGTCGTCTATGCGAGAGGGTACGGCGTTCAAGACCTTTCTTCAAAGACAGAAGCAAGTATTCAGACGATCTATCCCATCGGCTCGAATACCAAACAATTTACCGCCGCCGCCATCTTACTTCTGCAGCAGCGGGGCCAACTCGCGTTGGACGATCCTTTATCAAAGTACGTGCCTGAGGCTCCGCACGCGAACGACATCACGCTTGCACAGCTCCTGGGACAAGTCTCCGGACTGCTAGACTATACGCAAACGCCTGAGTTTGGGAAGAACTCCTCAAGGAGCACGACGCCACGCGCGATGCTCGCGACGATTCGAGATTTACCGCTTTCATTTAAACCCGGCACGAGTTGGCAATATTCCAACACGAATTACCTACTGCTCTCCATGGTGATTGCAAAAGCATCAGGTGAGCCGTACCAGACGTTCGTCCGCAACGAGATCCTAGAGTCTGCTAACCTTCATACGGCCGCGTTCGAGAGCAACTCGCAAACTGCACCGCACGAGGCGCTTGGATACAGCTCATTCGCAATGGGGACGGCGCACGAGGCTGCTCCGACTGACTATAGTTGGTTTCAGGGAACGGGAGATCTCATGATGAGCGCGGCCGACCTTGCCCAATGGGATATCGCGTTAGATTCCGGTGCCGTGATTTCGCCAGAGTCATTCGAAAAAATGTCTACGCCAAAAACCTTACCAGACGGGACGAGCACCGGATACGGTTACGGGCTTGGTGCCGGTAACTCTTTTATCGGTCACGCTATAGTAGGGCACCTTGGTGGTTTCTCAGGTTTTATTAGTGAGGATATTACTATCCCGTCCGACCATGTCGCAGTGGTCTTGCTGAGCAACAGCGATACCTTCAATCCCGTCCCTATAGCGCACGACATCATCGCCGCGATCTACGCGCAGCCGCTACCTCACAGTCCGTCAAAAGCGTTACCGCATAGCGAAATCGAAGAGCAACAAGCTCGCGCGTGGTTAGAACGCGCTCTTGGCGGCAGGATCAACGCGACAAACGCAGATCCTGATTTTATGAGCTGGATAATGCCGTCGGCGGCGGCACAAGCGTCAGTCACAGCCGACTTGAGAGCCTTAGGTGACCGTCTCGGCGCACCAATCTCGTTCCAACTTGTAAGTCGCGACAGCCCGCCGGGTGTGCAGTCTTTTGAGTACCACGTTACATTTCCAAGGGACGTAGTCGATTTCCAGTATGCAGTGACTTCATCGGGCAAGTTGGATTATCTCGCATTTGCACCAGCCTACGATTACTGA
- the cas1 gene encoding CRISPR-associated endonuclease Cas1 has product MTDTILTVDGYNASLNVERGHLIVRDGFTQGDRREIRFPRGRCRVNRIVVRAPGGTVTMDAIRWCADMGIALSFMDSDSRLLNCMVPDAPHDGPVKRAQAISAVTDDAPHLARYLLGKKMDSQIHAMERDFPRLGIGTVSGNSASTAQVHACKAGLSKATTLVDFLGLEGRAAQFYWDVLVETPLPWRPWALSRIPAHWAAISPRTSGRRDRVRDATDPFNAVLNYAYTLLEVETRIACEAVGLDPDLGLIHIDDRLRESFIYDLLEPLRAKADVWALELLRKETMRPVMFHELRDGIVRLDPDLAGLLAKSLMPRFRSAALDLSSDYAKQLRRITVQRRLLREAPKPIEQRRDMCENSRCGYCKERLPRKRLKYCGRTCYLKYSTEVARPIEKAHARLAELRASGLSPGHGGEAAKRRGSALSENNRLGITGRRARPVGENASIRSKRPTQK; this is encoded by the coding sequence ATGACTGACACGATTCTGACCGTCGACGGTTACAACGCGTCGTTGAACGTTGAGCGTGGCCATCTGATTGTACGCGATGGGTTCACACAAGGTGACCGGCGTGAGATTCGCTTTCCACGCGGCCGCTGTAGAGTGAACCGGATCGTGGTCCGTGCCCCAGGCGGGACGGTCACAATGGACGCGATCAGGTGGTGCGCCGATATGGGCATCGCACTTTCGTTCATGGACTCGGACAGCCGCCTCCTGAACTGTATGGTTCCGGACGCCCCGCACGACGGTCCAGTGAAACGTGCCCAGGCAATTTCCGCCGTCACTGACGATGCGCCGCACCTGGCACGGTATCTCCTCGGGAAGAAGATGGACTCGCAGATTCATGCCATGGAACGAGACTTTCCGCGTCTCGGAATAGGAACAGTCTCGGGGAATTCCGCGAGTACCGCGCAAGTCCACGCTTGCAAAGCGGGACTTTCGAAGGCGACAACGCTCGTAGACTTCCTGGGACTGGAAGGGCGTGCTGCGCAGTTCTATTGGGACGTGCTGGTCGAGACGCCGCTTCCGTGGAGACCGTGGGCTTTGTCTCGGATTCCGGCCCATTGGGCCGCGATCTCGCCGCGAACTTCCGGACGCCGCGACAGGGTTCGAGACGCTACGGACCCGTTCAACGCCGTACTCAACTATGCGTATACATTGCTAGAGGTCGAGACTCGGATCGCCTGCGAGGCTGTTGGCCTGGATCCAGACCTGGGACTGATCCACATTGACGACCGACTTCGAGAGTCGTTCATTTACGATCTGCTGGAACCGTTGCGAGCAAAAGCCGATGTCTGGGCTCTGGAACTATTGCGGAAAGAGACGATGCGACCGGTGATGTTCCATGAGCTGCGAGATGGCATCGTGCGCTTAGATCCTGACCTCGCCGGTCTTCTCGCGAAGTCGCTGATGCCGCGCTTCCGGAGCGCTGCGCTGGATCTCTCTAGCGACTATGCAAAGCAGCTACGTCGGATCACAGTACAGCGGCGATTGCTACGTGAGGCACCGAAGCCGATTGAGCAGCGTCGCGACATGTGCGAGAACTCGCGCTGCGGATACTGCAAAGAACGGTTACCGCGAAAGCGGTTAAAATACTGCGGTCGTACCTGCTATCTGAAGTACAGCACTGAAGTTGCCAGACCTATAGAGAAGGCGCATGCGCGACTTGCGGAGCTACGGGCTTCTGGGTTAAGCCCAGGGCATGGAGGCGAAGCGGCGAAGCGGCGCGGCTCTGCCCTCTCTGAGAATAATAGACTTGGGATTACCGGGAGGCGAGCTCGGCCGGTGGGCGAGAATGCGTCGATACGTTCAAAAAGGCCCACGCAAAAATAG
- a CDS encoding BlaI/MecI/CopY family transcriptional regulator: MGILAVRNRRALPVPGSDSSGAKSNLPPVDLTKFPKELILTTRFVVVTLGGAVPRKKSLVLSDHEIRLMEVLWARERVTVGMVVVALPPPLLAYSTVLTTLRTLENKGYIAHEKIARAYVYYPRVTRDKAACFAVADVVNRFFNGSHIALVASLLDDALHVNASLPEPRLEVSLLEY; this comes from the coding sequence GTGGGCATCTTAGCTGTACGCAACCGGCGCGCCTTACCGGTGCCTGGATCTGATAGCAGTGGCGCAAAATCCAACCTTCCACCAGTCGACTTGACAAAGTTTCCCAAAGAGTTGATACTGACTACTAGATTCGTAGTAGTCACTCTCGGAGGAGCGGTGCCCCGGAAGAAATCTCTCGTGCTCAGCGATCACGAAATACGCTTGATGGAGGTGCTGTGGGCTCGCGAGCGCGTGACTGTCGGCATGGTGGTCGTTGCACTGCCCCCGCCACTGCTAGCTTACAGTACCGTGTTGACGACGTTGCGCACGCTGGAGAACAAGGGCTATATCGCCCACGAAAAGATAGCCAGGGCCTACGTTTACTATCCTCGTGTTACGCGCGACAAGGCAGCTTGCTTTGCGGTTGCTGATGTTGTCAATCGATTCTTCAACGGTTCACACATCGCACTTGTAGCGTCGCTTCTCGATGATGCTCTCCATGTGAACGCATCCTTACCCGAGCCCCGGCTCGAGGTCTCGCTCCTTGAATACTAG
- a CDS encoding SMP-30/gluconolactonase/LRE family protein — protein sequence MSLRTLPTAAYAVGVAALLSGCSQSASSPLVAQSQPQSLSQNGVLGARPASGAAVRAPGWLSPEAKAGKGLLYVSDQFNQRIAIFSTKKSSSPEPVGQITDGISAPDGAFVDPKGTLYVCNFGAGTVTEYAKGKTKLSKTLTGAGSPKYVVAGTDGTVYVSNFNGSFDGDVLEYAKGKKTPTQTIPFSTFPAGLALDKSNNLYVAYNDSQQGDIEVLEFAPGSTNGTNLGIHIAFGYAGSMTIDKKGELLIADQEDAIVYVFPSGATKPSTTYSATAAYAVALDAANKHLFISAPFAPAVSEITYPKGVPVQTYSNSLSAAFGVATSPDSAL from the coding sequence ATGTCGTTACGCACACTACCAACCGCGGCGTACGCAGTGGGCGTCGCCGCCCTGCTATCGGGCTGTTCGCAGTCCGCATCATCGCCACTGGTGGCGCAATCGCAACCTCAATCGCTTTCCCAAAACGGCGTCCTCGGCGCGCGGCCGGCGAGCGGCGCGGCGGTTCGCGCGCCCGGCTGGCTTTCGCCCGAAGCCAAAGCCGGCAAAGGCCTGCTCTACGTTTCGGATCAGTTCAATCAGCGAATCGCGATCTTCTCGACGAAGAAATCGTCGAGCCCCGAGCCGGTCGGCCAAATCACCGACGGCATCTCAGCCCCCGACGGAGCGTTCGTCGATCCGAAGGGTACGCTGTACGTTTGCAACTTCGGCGCCGGTACGGTGACCGAATACGCTAAGGGCAAGACCAAACTTTCTAAGACGCTCACCGGTGCGGGTTCACCGAAATACGTCGTTGCTGGGACCGACGGAACGGTGTACGTGTCGAACTTCAACGGCAGCTTCGATGGAGATGTCTTGGAATACGCCAAAGGCAAGAAGACGCCGACGCAAACCATTCCGTTTAGCACGTTCCCGGCCGGCCTTGCGCTCGACAAGAGCAACAACTTGTACGTCGCGTACAACGATTCGCAACAGGGCGACATCGAAGTGCTCGAATTCGCGCCCGGATCGACCAATGGGACGAATCTTGGCATCCACATCGCCTTCGGGTACGCCGGCAGCATGACCATCGACAAGAAAGGCGAGCTGCTGATCGCCGACCAGGAAGACGCCATCGTGTACGTCTTTCCGTCCGGTGCAACGAAGCCGTCGACAACCTACTCGGCTACTGCGGCGTATGCAGTCGCGTTAGACGCCGCCAATAAGCACCTGTTCATCAGCGCTCCGTTCGCCCCGGCGGTTTCGGAAATAACCTATCCGAAGGGCGTTCCGGTTCAGACCTACAGCAATAGCTTGAGCGCCGCCTTCGGCGTCGCCACCAGCCCCGACAGCGCGTTGTAA
- a CDS encoding AAA family ATPase gives MIETLSFSDGSDVKLSRLTIIVGPNNGGKSRALRDIEAVVTNNIHHRPQVVTGARLILPSTLEEAVKLSGFRYTEKGLDGFRVEGLASSMSEPFARDNLSKKAVVDIFSAAASAAQRTQQILSIFGQGFVMRLGTEERLAISSLKQVAPAGAPTSLIDLLFRGGANAERSLASAILQAFPSSYLRLDYSTQSRVTLRVGDSDILTVSIDPREQVLDFEPFSMLESQGDGLRSYAALCLGLDIAKRPVTLIDEPETFLHPPQIQALGRYIHESGSQQIIISTHSVDLVQSIAHASSEATIIRLTRTENVNHARVVSPSRLEDLISDPLVSSARCLDAMFYRGAVITEGDSDRLLYQRVYDRQFRGDDIHFLNAQSKQTIHKIARAYNEMGVPCAAIVDFDILNDARTFTELLNALSIEGSSREKAIALRARIAGDIEGPGKLEERRASYVKQVETTQRRIDSTTDVQAQMQDLSDLGDKLRFANDPWLDAKRNGAGALQDDSSVAFFELCDIVERSGLFIVPVGELEGWLHDAVSTSRKNKANWLAASLKALPHLLTEPTDVWAFIARVREYLIGQSN, from the coding sequence GTGATTGAAACGCTGTCATTTAGCGACGGTTCCGATGTAAAACTGTCCAGATTGACGATTATCGTAGGCCCTAATAATGGAGGCAAGAGCAGAGCCCTTCGCGACATCGAAGCGGTTGTCACAAATAACATTCATCATCGCCCGCAGGTTGTGACGGGAGCAAGGCTCATTCTGCCAAGTACCCTTGAGGAGGCCGTGAAACTAAGTGGCTTTCGATATACCGAAAAAGGGCTTGACGGTTTTAGAGTGGAGGGCCTTGCATCATCTATGTCGGAGCCCTTCGCCCGAGATAATCTCTCAAAAAAGGCGGTGGTCGATATTTTCTCGGCTGCAGCATCCGCGGCACAACGAACGCAGCAGATACTCAGTATTTTTGGCCAAGGATTCGTTATGCGTCTCGGAACCGAGGAACGTCTGGCAATATCGAGCCTGAAGCAAGTCGCCCCGGCGGGAGCCCCCACTTCGCTAATAGATCTTTTGTTTCGTGGAGGTGCGAACGCGGAGCGATCACTTGCCTCCGCAATATTGCAAGCATTTCCAAGCTCTTATTTAAGGCTTGATTATAGCACTCAGTCGCGCGTCACTCTACGCGTCGGTGATTCGGACATCTTAACAGTAAGCATCGATCCTCGCGAACAAGTCCTAGACTTCGAGCCATTTTCGATGTTAGAGTCGCAAGGAGACGGGCTCAGGAGCTACGCGGCACTTTGCTTAGGCCTCGATATTGCGAAACGTCCGGTGACACTGATAGATGAGCCTGAGACTTTCTTACACCCGCCGCAAATCCAGGCTCTGGGCAGATATATCCATGAATCTGGAAGTCAACAGATTATAATCTCAACACACAGCGTCGACCTAGTCCAAAGCATAGCTCATGCCTCGTCTGAAGCGACAATTATTCGTCTCACCCGAACGGAGAACGTAAATCACGCACGAGTTGTCTCGCCAAGCAGATTAGAAGATTTAATTTCAGACCCGTTGGTCTCATCCGCTCGTTGCCTCGATGCGATGTTCTACCGCGGGGCTGTAATTACAGAGGGCGACTCGGATAGACTGCTCTACCAACGAGTGTATGATCGTCAGTTTAGAGGTGATGATATTCATTTCCTAAATGCTCAAAGCAAGCAAACTATTCACAAAATAGCACGCGCTTACAACGAAATGGGAGTTCCTTGCGCTGCCATAGTGGATTTCGACATATTAAACGACGCTCGAACCTTCACCGAGTTACTGAATGCCTTGAGTATTGAGGGCTCTTCAAGAGAAAAAGCGATTGCTTTGCGAGCACGGATTGCTGGAGATATAGAGGGGCCCGGAAAGCTTGAAGAAAGGCGCGCCAGCTATGTCAAGCAAGTTGAAACGACCCAAAGAAGAATCGACTCAACGACTGATGTTCAAGCACAAATGCAAGACCTCTCCGACCTGGGTGATAAACTACGCTTTGCAAACGATCCCTGGCTTGACGCAAAGCGCAATGGCGCCGGCGCACTACAGGATGATTCGAGCGTTGCTTTTTTCGAGCTGTGTGACATTGTCGAGCGTTCAGGTTTGTTCATCGTTCCAGTAGGCGAACTCGAGGGTTGGCTCCATGACGCGGTGAGTACATCGCGTAAGAACAAGGCAAACTGGCTAGCAGCCTCGCTGAAAGCACTTCCCCATCTTTTAACGGAGCCGACAGATGTCTGGGCTTTCATTGCGCGCGTTCGCGAATATTTGATCGGTCAGAGTAATTAG
- a CDS encoding choice-of-anchor tandem repeat GloVer-containing protein, whose amino-acid sequence MNRPAAQAAIATAFVRFGVSLSAAAALLAGCGGSQPPLGASPRGMASQQSRPDKAYDILHEFGNSPGDGKNPVASLINVRGILYGTTLTGGSHLYGTVFSITKSGQETVLHSFGTPGDGVNPMARLLSVNGTLYGTTADGGKNDSGTVFSITRAGKEKVLYSFDSAYSYDRNDGTFPFAGLIDVDGVLYGTTYDGGSHCVTRACGTVFSITTRGKHNVLHNFGAGTDGANPAAALVNVNGTLYGTTYYGGKGGYGTVFSITTAGKYHLLYSFGTNENDGGNPMSDLIDVQGTLYGTASGGGSGGAVFSVTADGTEKTTHNFGGRDGSGPLAGLIEVKGLLYGTTAMGGAKNRGTVFSVTTGGEEHVLHSFRAGGGVNPQAGLLEVGGTLYGTTYGARQSTHGNVFSLTP is encoded by the coding sequence ATGAACCGACCAGCCGCACAGGCCGCTATCGCAACGGCTTTCGTACGTTTTGGCGTGAGTCTTAGCGCGGCGGCTGCGTTGCTTGCGGGCTGCGGCGGATCGCAACCCCCGCTCGGCGCCTCGCCGCGAGGAATGGCGTCCCAGCAATCGCGGCCGGATAAGGCGTACGACATACTCCACGAGTTCGGCAACTCGCCGGGAGACGGAAAGAATCCGGTTGCGAGCCTTATCAACGTCAGAGGTATACTCTATGGTACGACGCTTACCGGAGGCTCGCATCTTTACGGGACGGTCTTCTCCATCACAAAGAGCGGTCAGGAAACCGTGCTGCACAGTTTCGGCACGCCCGGCGACGGAGTGAATCCCATGGCGAGGCTTCTTAGCGTCAACGGTACGCTGTACGGCACGACAGCCGACGGCGGGAAAAACGACTCGGGTACCGTCTTCAGTATCACAAGGGCCGGAAAGGAAAAAGTGCTATATAGTTTCGATTCCGCATACTCATACGACCGAAACGACGGCACGTTCCCTTTTGCAGGCTTAATCGATGTCGATGGCGTGCTCTACGGAACCACCTATGATGGTGGCTCTCATTGTGTCACTCGGGCCTGCGGTACGGTTTTTAGCATCACGACCCGCGGTAAGCATAACGTACTGCACAACTTTGGCGCAGGCACCGACGGCGCGAACCCTGCGGCAGCCCTGGTCAACGTCAACGGCACACTTTACGGCACGACGTACTATGGTGGCAAGGGCGGCTATGGAACGGTTTTTAGTATCACCACGGCTGGAAAGTATCATCTGCTATACAGCTTCGGGACAAACGAAAATGATGGTGGAAATCCTATGTCTGACCTGATTGACGTGCAAGGCACGCTCTACGGCACGGCGTCGGGCGGTGGCTCAGGCGGCGCGGTCTTCAGCGTCACTGCCGACGGCACAGAAAAAACCACCCATAATTTCGGAGGACGAGACGGCAGTGGACCCCTCGCGGGCCTAATCGAAGTAAAGGGCTTGCTCTATGGCACCACCGCAATGGGCGGCGCAAAGAATCGAGGCACGGTCTTCAGCGTTACCACGGGCGGCGAAGAGCATGTGCTGCACAGCTTCCGCGCCGGAGGTGGCGTGAACCCTCAAGCAGGCCTGCTTGAAGTAGGTGGCACGCTATACGGCACGACGTATGGTGCCCGCCAAAGTACGCACGGGAACGTCTTTTCATTAACGCCTTAA